A region of the Sodalis ligni genome:
CATCGCCGGTTATGCGGAAAATACCCCCAATCGCTGTTATTTCTGTAAAAAGAATCTCTTTGTGAACATACTGCCGCTGATGGAGCGGCAAGGTTACCATCATCTCGCCTTCGGCCTGATTGCCGATGATATGGGAGAACACCGTCCCGGCGTCAAGGCGGCGCAGGAGTACCGGGTGCGGGCGCCGCTGCAGGAAGCGGATTTGTATAAAGCGGAGATTCGCGAACTGGCCCTGCACCTGGGGCTGTCCAACTGGGATAAACCCTCCTATGCCTGCCTGTCGTCGCGGGTGGTTTACGGCGAGGAGATAACCCTGGTCAAGCTGCGGCGTATCGAGGAATCGGAGCGTTACATCCGGTCGCTGGGTATCCGCCAGGTCAGGGTGAGGGTCCACGGTGAAATGGCCCGTGTGGAGGTGGAGCCGGACGCCATGCCGTTGTTACTGATTCAACACGACGCCGTATCCCGGCGGCTGCGGGAACTGGGCTTCAAATGGGTGGCGATGGATCTGGGGGGTTACCAGAGCGGCAGCATGAACCGGATACTGGTGACGGCGGTGGGAGACGGTGCGGCAAAATAGAGGGTTCTGGGGCTAGGAACCGAGTTGTAAAACGCCAAATAGCGGTTGGGACTCATTTAGGTACAGTCCGGCGTGCTTTGGGTCTAAGATTGCTAATCAAGCCCCGATAAGGCTTTTTGCTGGTATCCCAAACTGTTTGTATTGGTTACCAGCCGCTGGATTTGGGGGCGGGTTTACCTTTCCGTTGAGTAATATCTGACAGATTTTTCGGCGCGACATAGACCGTTTCTTTACCGTCCTTATGGGTCTGTAGCAGATCCAGGTTTTTGAGCTTATTCAGATCCGTTCTGGCGGTATTGTCCGATACGCCCAGCCGGTCGCGAACTTCGGCCACGGTAAAAATATTTCCCGGTCTGGCGAAAGCGATGTTTAACAGCATACGTTGCCTGGCATTCAATTCGGCGGCTGTGCCCGACTCATAAAGAAAGACCTCCATATCATTGCGTGTTTTAACCATATGTTTGATGTAATCGATATATTCCACCACCGCACGGCTGACAATCTGGCATTGATAATCGACAAAATAGGTGAGATCCAGCCGATCCGTTTCGGTATAACAATAGGCTTTGGCATAGGCGGTTGCCGCCTTTTTAAGCAATTTGCTAATAGATATATGCGCAAATGCGCTATAGCCGCAACGTAACATATACCAATAGAATAATCCCCGTGCGGTTCTGCCATTGCCATCATTAAATGGGTGAATAAAACCAATCATAAAATGCAGGATATGGGCTTTTATCAAAGGATGTAAATATTCCGTCCCGGTTTCCCTTTCATGGCGTTTATTGGCCCATAGGCAGAGTTCCCGGATGCGGTTTTCGATTTCATCGTGGAAGGGAGGCTGGTGAATGACCTCATTATCAACGCCGGCCACGACGACATCATCGGTGGAGCGGAAATGAGCCGGCCGGTATTTTTCATCCTGAATACCCCCCACGGCAA
Encoded here:
- the larE gene encoding ATP-dependent sacrificial sulfur transferase LarE — its product is MLEQKYDVLKQSLQALGDVVIAFSGGVDSTLLLKVALDTLGRDRVLAVTADSETYPREELWAAQRLAAELDARHEVIATSELAIAGYAENTPNRCYFCKKNLFVNILPLMERQGYHHLAFGLIADDMGEHRPGVKAAQEYRVRAPLQEADLYKAEIRELALHLGLSNWDKPSYACLSSRVVYGEEITLVKLRRIEESERYIRSLGIRQVRVRVHGEMARVEVEPDAMPLLLIQHDAVSRRLRELGFKWVAMDLGGYQSGSMNRILVTAVGDGAAK
- a CDS encoding Fic family protein, whose protein sequence is MQLLAAINTAQAVDGEGRYLPWDMLRHRLPADADPVAYWSLVRFLRDKSAQTIPLAGYALDQSATLFTTPLIKQTCSAIDRLTSSAGEAELMESLAAAQFLFDELRAEESISSSQLEGAATTSRVALEMIKVQRQPRDEGERMIMGNYMMMEYIAAHSTDALTPEFIKNLHAIAVGGIQDEKYRPAHFRSTDDVVVAGVDNEVIHQPPFHDEIENRIRELCLWANKRHERETGTEYLHPLIKAHILHFMIGFIHPFNDGNGRTARGLFYWYMLRCGYSAFAHISISKLLKKAATAYAKAYCYTETDRLDLTYFVDYQCQIVSRAVVEYIDYIKHMVKTRNDMEVFLYESGTAAELNARQRMLLNIAFARPGNIFTVAEVRDRLGVSDNTARTDLNKLKNLDLLQTHKDGKETVYVAPKNLSDITQRKGKPAPKSSGW